A genomic region of Magnetospirillum sp. WYHS-4 contains the following coding sequences:
- a CDS encoding cupin domain-containing protein encodes MCDKHYHAIEPVTEEEKLSWPPFDRVVKLEKPYVDGRGSIQPLVDRLMKSAVMIESKAGTLRANHYHKTDWHYCYVISGRIEYWHRPTGSTAEPEKMDVKAGEMVFTPPMVDHGMVFPVDTTFLTLSRNSRDQKAYEADVVRIDFLSTAGLTTWKPGDK; translated from the coding sequence ATGTGCGACAAGCACTACCACGCCATCGAGCCCGTCACCGAGGAAGAGAAGCTTTCCTGGCCGCCCTTCGACCGGGTGGTCAAGCTGGAAAAGCCCTACGTGGACGGGCGCGGGTCCATCCAGCCCTTGGTCGACCGCCTGATGAAGAGCGCGGTGATGATCGAATCGAAGGCCGGCACCCTGCGCGCCAACCACTACCACAAGACGGACTGGCACTATTGCTACGTCATCTCGGGCCGCATCGAGTACTGGCACCGCCCAACCGGCAGCACCGCCGAACCCGAGAAGATGGACGTCAAGGCCGGCGAAATGGTCTTCACCCCGCCCATGGTGGACCACGGCATGGTATTCCCGGTGGACACCACGTTTCTTACCCTGTCGCGCAATTCCCGCGACCAGAAGGCCTACGAGGCGGACGTGGTGCGCATCGACTTCCT